tggttagaattgacgagatgaatcttttgagtctagttagtccatgattagacaatatttgtcaaatacaaacgaaagtgctacaatgtcgatttctcaaaaaattttggaactaaacaaggcctaaaaagtgACTTGGCGAGAGACCCTGGCCTACTAGCGACTGGAAACACAACTCCAAGAAACATAGGAAACCAAATGACTAGCCCACTATTTGAGTCTTGATTTGGGTGCATAACCAAATGAAGCTGTTGATGTCAtctttgcattgcattgcattgcattgcgacTTGTCTTGCTTGCAAATCCTTTTGttgaaatattgtctaatttcgCTCTTTTCAAGTGTTCCACCAAAAGTAGATTATAATGCTCATCAAAAATATCTTCTCTGTTTTTTTGTCAAACTTAGTGGGACATTTAGGACAAAACTTATAGAGAGGATCTATCATGTTCACCATACTGAGACTAGAAAAGCTAAACCATGTTTACCTCTATCGCATTATGTATTACCTCCGTCATAAAAAGAATGTAACTAAGGGTTGCGTGCCACGAAAAGTgattcacgtttgaccaaatttctagtgaactttaaattaatttattatgaaagtatatttTGTAATTAATTTAATGATCTTTATTTGGTATCATACATGTGGATATTTTTTTAATCCATAATTTGTCAAACTTAAGGTAGTAAAACGTGACACTGTATTAGAATTGTATTCTTTTGGGGACAGAGCTAGTACCAATTAAGAAATCAAATTTATAACATGATTAAAGACAATTCTCGAAAGGAATTTCACACACGGGCAGTCAAAGGCTAGCTTTTGATGAATCAACTAGCTTAGAATTCCTCACCTTGAAAATTAAAGTTCAGCAATCAATTTAAACAAAATGTTTGGTTTGTGATGCAATGCAGGGCTGGTGTGTGGCCTCGGCAGCACGTTGCTGGTTGCCACGGCGGCGTTGTTCGTCTATCGCCGGCAGCAGCGCATCCGGCTCGCCCGAGAGAGGTTGGCCAAGGAGCGCGAGGAGATCCTGAACGCCAACAACACGAGCGGGCGCACCGCCAAGAACTTCTCCGGTCGCGAGCTGAAGCGCGCCACGGGCAACTTCTCCCGCGACAACCTCCTTGGCGTCGGTGGCTACGGCGAGGTCTACAAGGGCGTGCTCGGCGACGGCACGGTCGTGGCCGTCAAGTGCGCCAAGCTCGGCAACACCAAATCCACGGACCAGGTCCTGAACGAGGTGCGCGTGCTGTCGCAGGTGAACCACCGCAGCCTGGTGCGCCTGCTCGGCTGCTGCGTCGACCTGGAGCAGCCGCTGATGGTGTACGAGTTCATCCCCAACGGCACCCTCGCCGACCACCTGTACGGCTCCATGAACCGCCCGCCGCTCCGGTGGCACCAGCGCCTGGCCATCGCGCGCCAGACGGCGGAGGGCATCGCGTACCTGCACTTCGCGGCCTCGCCGCCCATCTACCACCGCGACATCAAGTCGAGCAACATCCTCCTGGACGACCGGCTCGACGGCAAGGTCTCTGACTTCGGGCTGTCCCGGCTGGCGGAGCCAGGGCTGAGCCACGTCTCCACCTGCGCGCAGGGGACGCTGGGGTACCTGGACCCGGAGTACTACCGCAACTACCAGCTCACGGACAAGAGCGACGTCTACAGCTTCGGCGTCGTGCTGCTCGAGCTGCTCACGTCCAAGCGCGCCATTGACTTCGGCCGTGGCGCCGACGATGTCAACCTTGCCGTGCACGTGCAGCGGGTGGCGGACGAGGAGAGGCTCATGGACGTCGTGGACCCGGCGATCAAGGAGGGCGCCACGCAGCTCGAGCTCGACACCATGAAGGCGCTCGGGTTTCTAGCGTTGGGATGCCTCGAGGAGCGCCGGCAGAACCGGCCATCCATGAAGGAAGTCGCGGAGGAGATCGAGTACATCATCAACATCGAGGCTGCTGGCCATCCCATCGAGCAGCAGCTAGCGTAGCGAATGATCGATGGCTGACTATGATTGAAAGTATGAAATATCATCGAAAAATCAAGAAAGGTGCGGCCGTAATAACAAAGGGCCGTTTAGGCCAGTATTAGTGAATTTTTTTATTGTGTTGTTTCCATATCATACATAATGAAATTCAGTCACTCTCGATGCAAATTTTATTGTAAGGCATTTAATTTTATGACTCATATAGAGTTGCTAATCATACAAAGAGAGTTTTATCTAGATGAAGTacattttttctctcttttcttaCACTAGTAAAAAAAGCTCAACGGCGGCGGTTGTGTCTCTCCTTTATCGCACGccagtgcaaaaaaaaaaatgttcgGCCCGACTcataaaccgcctgtgtaaaccaAATATTACAGGTGGTTTTATTAAGAAAACCGCTAGCGAAAATAAATCATTTACCAGTGAAAATAGATTTACACTGGTGGCCGACTTAGCTGAACCGCCAGTGGAAATAAGTCACTTTCACTAGCGGTTGGGTTAAGAAAACCGTCAGTGTAAAAGAGCAGTGCTATTTCTCGCAGCCACCTTTCATAGCAGGCTATTTTGGAGGTCAATTTTCACTAAATACAAGAggagaggttttgatcttcatttcttggaagaaGGTTGCTAAGAAATGTTAGTTTATGTCTCTCTTGCCTCTTTTTGTTCATTGTAGCTCAATTTAAGCCACTTTTGGATCCTGCGTTTCACCATGTGTTAGAGAGAAGAGTAGCTAGGTTAATATCTttatttgctcaaatgaggttgcttaagatggttagatgatgtctctcctctctCCCTTTTCATTTTTGCTTCTCATTTTATTGTATCCAAGATTAATATAGGTATTTCTATCTTGCGTATTTATGTGGAGAAAGAAATAGTTGTTATCTTTGTTAAATTTTGtagtttttatctacatttttcAATTTGTATGTTTTTAAAATTATGTAGTTTGTGTTTTCATTTCTCAATTGAATTAATTATCCACTATTTAATTATCCACTATGTATTCATATATGAAATAGATTTAGTGtttatttaatgaaaaatatgaaaGAGGTTTTGTGTTCATATCATTCTTCTACCTTTTAGCGAACATTGCTTTGAGGTCTTTAAATTGGAAAATATACAAGTGAGAGGTTTTCATCTTGATTTCTTCGAATGAGGTTGGTGATCAAAAAATTGCATAATAAATATCTCTGGAAGATTATACTTGTTTTGCATTGATTATAATTAATTCATTATATCTATTTAGGTAATGATGAAGAGGTCATTatggatgtataatttatcaagactagattcATCATATGTACCTAAGGTACATAGATTTATTCATACTGCTGAGAACCATGCTTggagaacaaagacgaagcacatacattgtccatgcatAGACTGCAAAAATATTGTTGTATTTGATGACATTGAACAAATCACTTCTCATCTGGTCtgtcgaggatttatgaaggattatttgatttggacaaagcatggtgAGGGTAGCTCTGCGCCTTATATAACTGGAAACCCTGAGAACATCGACACCGATGGTCCAGGTATGATTGCTAACAGATTTCCATTCGTACACGAGACACAACAACCTCTTCCCCATAGCGAACATGTTGTGCCAGATGTTACGGTTGTGGAAGATGCATAATtcttagaggcaatgttgcgtcgtcataCGGATCCTGATATGTTGTTAATGAAAGGTATGGAGGCCCTGAGGGAGACTGCAGAAGAACCTTTATAGATGAGTCTAAGGGTTGTACCAAAGAATTCACGACGCTACAGTCTGTACTAAAGTTGTTGGTATTcaaagctagatatggtctGTCTGATATTGGCTTTGATGCCTTATTGAGTATTATCGCCGACATGCTTTTAAAGGAGAACAAACTGCCTGCTAACATGTACTATGCAAAAGAAGCTAATCAGTCCGCTcactatgggtgtcgagaagatccacgcgtgtagaaatcattgtattcTATATCACGGTGATGATTATAAGGACTTGGAGAGTTAtccaaagtgtggtgcaagtaggtacaAGACGATAAAGACGATAGAGAGGAAGAGTGTGCTGCCTCCAGAaagaagcgaaagaagaccCAAAAGAACAACCAACAGAATTCAAAACCCAGCAGCAAAGAAAAAGAAGTAGACTACTATGCACAAAAAAAGGTTCTtgctttggtgatgtggtaccttcgtGTAGTCGATCGATTGAAGTGTTTATTTGCTAACCCAGAGGATGTCAAACTTATGAgctggcatgcttctgatgagcacaaaatGATAGGAAGCCAAGGCATCTAGCTGATGGCAAGTAGTGGCAAGATTTTAATGACAACCACTGAGACTTTGCTGatgaaccaaggaatgttaggttcaCATTGAGTACTGATGGAATTAATCTATTTGccgagaggagcagcaagcacagcagatggccagtgatcctcaccatctacaaccttcctacATGTAGTGCCACAAGCAACCAGCTGGATTGGCCCTTTATGGATTCTACGTGTGTGAGTTCATAAGAGAGAATGGAAGATACATCAGTAACCCTTCTAAGATAGTATATACTAATAGTGATTTATGTAGTTCAGTCATTGAATTTACAAATCTATTACTTATTGTAATAAATATATGGTGTTTATAATCTTTCTTTCCAGAATTATGATGTAGAAAAGGTGAAGCACATGACCCAAAGTGCTttatacaacatagttgaggacctatGTACATTCATCTTGAAAGAAGTCATTCCATGCGAAGGAAAATATCACGATGCCACCAGCGTCTTAGCAAGGCTAGACTACAGAGTGCTAACGGAGATTAGTAGACTAAACCTTAGTCGAGATGAATATTAGAGCAGAGGTGAAAACTTTGATGTATGTAATATgtgatgtatatatatttaaCTTTACCTTTGCGAGCATAAACATTGATGTATATAAATGTATGATATAATTAAATTATATGTTCCTATAGTTGATATGATCCAATATATATTATATGGTTTGGAGGGAACATTTGAAAAAGGGAGGGAATATTTGAAAACTTTTCACAAGCGATTTTATTAGAAAAACCGCTAATGGTACTGGCGGTTCTCTTTACCAAATCGCCAGTGGAAATGGATTTCCACTGCCGGTTGTCTTAGCCAACCGCTAGTGGAATGTTTTCATTTCCACTTGCCCCCAACGCTGGCGGGTCTAAAAACGCCTGTGCAAATATGTTTGGAACCACCACTACAGAGCTTTATTGTACTAGTGTTAGACACACTGCTATatctaaaaaataattatatgatAACTTATTTATGacgtgtttgggactgcttcaCGAATTCAACTCTATAAAACTCCATCGTGGAACAGCTCCACCATTAATGCAAGTAGAACTCATATGAAACTTCCAATAAAACTAGCTTTAGACGACTCAatgtgtcacacccatattttaagaacaaaataggatgcataaaagactcatatgtgccctaggaatagtcgcacattGCAGTATTTATTACATAgcagaacataataaatcacatagtcttacacaaaaatGATAATAGTATTAAACAACACTCTCgatggaagctccacacagggacattgttgactggttgactccagacctaatactcataacggtaatcctcattccaatcatcatcataagcaagacctggggtgttggaaaattgcaagagtgagcacatatcgtactcaacaagtataaccaggggttcatgaggctcaataagctgacattggattgactgcatttagcttttatatgtagatagcatattaatcattggatagcaaatatcaaggtagcataattaatcccataaccacatgatcaatgtatacaagaattaagaacaacacatataaacaacataataaaccatcatttattatcattaatcatattcatcagtgtccatctattccgttagTTTTTCGGGCCGCcagtatccgtgggcacgactagtataccagatttaacactctgcagaggttgtaaatctttacccatgagtcaggatttaccctttcgcccgaggtagctagtctcttaaccccttcttagggaggtcggcagggatcactatgaagcctttgaaaagttcgtctaacatgttagggccacaAGATTTCCTTTGCgcacagatatagagccccccttccgatgacacaatgactcgcagcctatacacatacagacagaggccacactatacccaaaacagttcagcccctccgctctttcgggtaacctctaacaagctagaaaaggtcttcatactgagctaaagccagagccatatagccctcatggttgtacgagttgtcccagcttttgccaagggataagtccttatggagggtcaagatcaatctgtcaaaagccagagttatttccaccctttatgttcaagttgccagaaaacttattttattgtttattgtatatccaaacattcatgttacaagatcatggattataatcaagcactagcaagaactacccaaatgcatatccaaaataggtaacaaggaattcaggataacaatcatctatgattttgctaaggtcatcaaggtggacacatgcatatgatatatatattgtattaattgtgtataggtaacaaggataatctccagttatacttgccttgatcaaagctcttctgaggctgctggtcttcaaaggcttgatcttgatcaccaacgtacggctcaccgcctaatcccaatcatcaataaccaacacgcaatccaatgtagacaatcatacacgaagcaatcaAACTATAATtaaaacaatacaccaaacagtggtaaaacaaatataaaagtttatcaaaatattctacgcagcactacgatcacagaaacgtaaagttcacgaaaatcggaattaaaacgtagaagatatgaattttctaagatttcctatatagaaataattaattaaatgctactgcagaattaaaaagtttcaaaatagtgaataaatacttctaacatgtagagcacataaatacgaatctaacgaaatttgaatggacaaaaacggagttaaaacgaatattttatgagcaaaatactgTGAATGGCAAATCTGTAATtatctgaaaacgtattttattTTAAACCGACGAAAAATACGCTTTCTTCTCAGCAAAACGTGTTTTCCAGGGGCGCGaaggactgcgggttgattTTGAAATCTTCTAGGGACTCTTAAACAAAAAGACCGCCGAAGGGGTGTCTTCTAATCCTATCCCTTCATCTTCGATTGGACGATCCACAAGTAGCAGAGGGGAGCCAGGCGGCGGCCGGCCACCTCCCAGAGCGCCAGCACGGTGGCCGCCATGGGCGCCGCCGTGTACCTCGCCGGTGTCCTTTGTTCTCGCGAAATCGTGCACCAAAAACCAAGCTGAGAGCACAGGAAGATGGAGAAACTCACCGCGGACTCGCTGGGGTACTTCGCAGGGGCCGAGGAGCAAGGGAAAGAGCTCGCGGCGCGTGGCGTTTTGCTCcctctcggcgagatccaaaataTCGCAAAGAAACGAAGCTAGGGCACGTTTTCGCGGTTTAGATGCGAAAGGAATACGCGGTTGGCTCCACGGTGCTTAAATAGCACTCAGGGAGATCAAATCCCTGAGAAACCAGGATCTGCTACCGGCGGATTCGAGTCTGCCTCGTCCCCGACCGGTGGAGAAGATGGGATGCGCTGTCTCATGGGCCCCACATGTCATAGAAAGAAGAATGGGACCCGGCTGTCAGCTgaagaaggagaggaggggGAAGGCGCGCCTGCCTGGCTGATTGGGCCGGTTGGAGAACTGGGCCGCACGCGGGGTGAGGGGGGGTTCGGCTggggttttcttttttttctattctcttctctattttctaaagccttttccaaaatattttccaaaTGGAGTGTTGATTTCAATTAACTTCAGACCAAAAACAATCAAGCATAAAATAaagtatgctccagcatgaatgcatataCAGTTTCtaatcttatgataaattttaatttcaacaaaaaatattttatttactagattaaatgcccACCAAATGCTTAAATGAAgccaattaaatcctattaattcaaaaacaaattttgggtgttacaaattctacccccttaaaagaatctcgtcctcaagaTCGAGCAGGGCTTACTCAAATAAATATGAATATGAtttcctcagatcatcctctctttcccaagttgcttccGCTTGTGAATATCGATTCCattgcactttgcacattctaataacccgacttctggtgactctctcagctgtctccaatattctgaccggatactcttcataagtgagatcacctttagcaGAAAGCTCTTCCAATGGTATTTGCTCCTCGGATAGACGCAAACACTttttaagttgtgacacatggaacacatcatgcacaccagataaactttcaggcaactctaactgatacgctacttctccacacctttgcaaaactttaaacgggccaacataccttggagctagctttcccttcatattaaacctcttcacactccgcataggtgacacttcagatagacataattgttgacggtcctaaagtatcaaatttaattatcaaataaataaagaaaaggatccaaatggaatcaagatctagacttagggttttatctgatagaattccacgagttttggtgtttgtctatttctgcagggggttatcaggaaatatggaagaaaggcccacatgtcaggattacgtaaagatattaacgtgctgcgcaattatcttacatctagaagactccagaagccacgagaccgaagcggaggcgaaacggggccagaggcagggcgcccgccctgtcctactgggcgcccgccccctgttggagtccaaacaggactctgctttgcgggagatctccaccgacctaaaggatgaatctaaaccatacaatctatgtcggtttgatccaagggcccatattcacttgaagggactataaaaccagaccccctggcccctggaggagagagcctctcaaccctaatttattgttccatcaagggagaagaagcctctgatcaagattagagccaccacatcaattagatatctagattagcatagctacataggattagaactagaaggagtcaatcttcgattggtttccggatctgtcaagaggattctcggtaattctctaattatgtttctaattgctttctaattatctttgttcttcaatattatgaatatgactttgttctacttcaatatattgcttatgactttgctctatttgcttatattcaagattatattgttcttagtttatcatagttatgtacttggcttagttagatacgatctatatacatgcttaggatcgtatagcgtttatccatcggatccatgggtaaatgatagatattgtgtaggcgtggtgcttataccatatttatctgcgattgtacccaatatgacagatcgtggggtagttcgtgatagtgacagcttcattgattcttatatagtccccctctcgtgtattgggctggcagagcaacattattacaggggagtgattgctatgtttctcatattccttgctaatatcactatgcatgggcgtagtcttgtctcacaatgattgctaagtatgcttgcactaactatgataatgctagactatatagttgagaataacttagggaatattcttgtagttcgttctaataccatgctaatgactttctagagtatctaattgaggtgcttatcatatttattatgtggctagatcagattagttatccttgtcactattattatttcatatatcttttatgtgacacttatccctgtatgatgagttagatataatgttctcaattatacatgcaatgatagatgctcaatctcatattctattctgtaatccatagtgatgattgctaatcccttcccagtggtaaaaatataaataacgatacctggaatacttcccggttaaaatgctgcatcggtattaatctgtgtgcttgcagatcccattcattatttatttagaagagcaattgcatatttcaataccgcgtctctcatatcatgctggggatgacaacttggcttaagtggtgtgagggataggtttggcatttttggcaccgttactagatttagagaacttagtctacttttagtaatgatgttaagaatacccaacaagaatttttggcgccgttgccgggaaggttgattactaatcaggaatagaataaaagattttgagttatcatttgcatcactaatatgattgagcttatctattctctcatacagttttaccctgatatttttctattttatcttatgcaggggaatgtatgaatagaagacatcttccaggaaattttgttgacaatcccgaagcattattcaagaagacgagagccaagaagaaatcatcaacacttcacgaagaagcttcatccaatcaagaagatcaccggaacttgtcttcagagttcgaagccatggcgaacaaatcaatccgcgagttctcagctcccactacggacaacatccgcactggacctgctgcagagatcgatggcaactttgagctcaagcctggacttatcaacatggtgccatccaaccagttctgtgggaaggcacacgaagatgctagtgctcatttacaacacttcctggagatttgcaacacattcaccatagcaggagtttccataGATGCtgtactacttcgcctcttcccattctcactattaggaagagcgaagcagtggttctacgctacaaaggagaagaatactacgtgggcactctgctcaacaaacttcctggctaagttctttcccatgggcaagaccaatgctctccatgggaagattacaagttttcagcaacaaaatgatgaatctgttccagaagcatgggagcgctttcaagactacatcctagaatgtccccatcatggaatggagagttggctattgatgcagacattctatcatgggctcagcaacagtgcccgagagaccatggatgctgcagctggaggagcattcttatcacttactataccacaagccacagctcttgtggagaagatggcgtccaatcaaagctggaatgaagagaggacccagacacgcaagagagatggaggtatgcatcagctgaaagaggtagatatgctgtctgcaaatctagacctgctcatgaagaagctcgatgatagagctggagacaagaaagaagttatgcacatctatgactctcacatgacttgtgaggagtgtggagacactggacactcaggcaaccactgccctgagatacttgaggatgtgaactacatcatcaacaacaacaacaacaactacaaccgtcctcaacaaaatcaaggttggaatcaacagaggcctaactactcaggtaattatcaaggtaacaattcttacaacaacaataataattttccacctttgagagagttagtgtctaatcaaggaaagctaatggataacctatctaagaaattggcatctaatgataaaatgctagaaaatataaataatagaatggataatttttctacttccatcaagaatcaaattagctttaataaaatgattgaatctcagttaaatcaaatagctgctgctgttcctactactaaccccggtataccatcacaactggaaggattagaatctgcaaatcttgtagatacgtttgatgcaggtaattggagtaaccccgtcaatgaattctctactgaccttctgccggtcaagagaggcgatccaggacgccccgtcatcccgatctccatcggcatggtggacttcccagaagcactctgtgactttggctctagcgtcaacattatacccagggtactatatgagaaattctttacatatcctttattagagacaaccatgtgtttgcagtttgcagatcaaacgataacttttccaaaaggaatagtgaggaacctttgtgtccgagttggtaccttgtatgccccagcagacttcgtagtggtagagaccgggaatgatgagagagcacctatcatcctagggaggccatttttgaacaccacgggagctatcatctacgccagtgctgccaggatcagtttctacgtcaaagggaagaaggaaacatttttcttcaagaacaagactacacaaattcaagatcaatccagacgtaaatcaaggaagaggaccaacaggaggaacaggaacaagcaagtgtggaccgagtcagctaagatggtcactgtagtccatggaggccaagatcaccaactgaagtcaccgtttttgaccaagaaggacgacccaggaatgccaagcatttactgctccataaatggatacaacttctacaagacgatttgcgacaccggatcaggcgtcaacataatggccgcagtcacttatcagctcttgttcgggaccatgccactaagaccaacatacattcagctccagatggcagatcagacatttcgagaagttcaaggaatagtatctgatgtcccagtcaaaatagacgatcactttgtctacacagactttcaagttgttgacatgggagaagacgagtacgatccacccatcatccttggaagaccgttcctcagcaccgttaaagcgattatctacattggaactggagaagtccatatgcacttcccctcagagaaggtacgccattattttactgaccctaactatatcgttgaagaatctaagcaggtcagaaagagacgcaaccgcaaccagagaaggcagatcatcaaggacggatgggcagactatgaaggagaagttgtaaggtcagaagacgtagagtttaaacagaattatccagaggagattgaagcaccaagtcaggtatggaaaatgaagataactatacaagaagaggaggcactgccggaagtaccgactacgccacccaacgaacctcaggacgattaagaaattggagagtcccgtt
This window of the Sorghum bicolor cultivar BTx623 chromosome 7, Sorghum_bicolor_NCBIv3, whole genome shotgun sequence genome carries:
- the LOC8067974 gene encoding wall-associated receptor kinase-like 20, which produces MASTRRLSRVLLTELGSIAMLTLLLVLLLPASHARVCPPCGTTAVPYPLSTGDGCGDPAYKVRCAANSSLVFDALNGTSYPITSITPAAQRLVVSPAPFVSQPQGSSCVSEGAPAGRGVQLNASLPFNVSSSNTIMLLNCTKDLLLSPLNCSSNSLCHVYANATGSTASACAPLPLCCTFVAGGSSTSYSIRVSPRFCSAYRSFVGLDPTTQPPDTWGSRLGLELQWATPREPLCRTQADCEDGANATCADDPLNTPSGASAGSVRRCFCVSGLTWSPLAGACQLNPSDCQIAGNCGGSNHAPLIAGLVCGLGSTLLVATAALFVYRRQQRIRLARERLAKEREEILNANNTSGRTAKNFSGRELKRATGNFSRDNLLGVGGYGEVYKGVLGDGTVVAVKCAKLGNTKSTDQVLNEVRVLSQVNHRSLVRLLGCCVDLEQPLMVYEFIPNGTLADHLYGSMNRPPLRWHQRLAIARQTAEGIAYLHFAASPPIYHRDIKSSNILLDDRLDGKVSDFGLSRLAEPGLSHVSTCAQGTLGYLDPEYYRNYQLTDKSDVYSFGVVLLELLTSKRAIDFGRGADDVNLAVHVQRVADEERLMDVVDPAIKEGATQLELDTMKALGFLALGCLEERRQNRPSMKEVAEEIEYIINIEAAGHPIEQQLA